The following are from one region of the Ruficoccus sp. ZRK36 genome:
- a CDS encoding ABC transporter ATP-binding protein, giving the protein MSTEPTPLLSVEGLAVMRGDTHILRKIDWRVEPGQHWAILGANGCGKTSLLSAITAYLTPSSGEIVFDGDAYGETDWNDVRLRIGIVSNALTRRIPPGENALTTVLSGQTAQLGFWTRDKKVPVDKALRCLGKLGVRHLAERPWEVLSQGERQKVFIARALMADPRLLILDEPCAGLDPVARENFLVRLRKLATLKRGPAMILVTHHVEEIFPEISHVLVLKKGRVLAAGPVAETLSSETLSAAFGAPLTLERDRYERLRLQFAQS; this is encoded by the coding sequence ATGTCCACTGAACCGACACCGCTTTTATCCGTCGAGGGCTTGGCCGTCATGCGCGGCGACACCCACATCCTGCGCAAGATCGACTGGCGCGTCGAACCGGGCCAACACTGGGCCATTCTCGGGGCCAATGGCTGCGGCAAGACCTCTCTGCTCTCGGCCATCACCGCCTACCTGACGCCCTCCTCCGGCGAGATCGTCTTCGACGGCGACGCCTACGGCGAGACCGACTGGAACGATGTGCGCCTGCGCATCGGGATCGTCAGCAACGCCCTCACCCGCCGCATCCCGCCCGGCGAAAACGCCCTCACCACCGTGCTCTCCGGACAGACCGCGCAACTCGGCTTCTGGACGCGGGATAAAAAAGTCCCCGTGGACAAGGCCCTGCGCTGCCTCGGCAAGCTCGGGGTGCGCCATCTGGCCGAACGCCCCTGGGAAGTCCTCAGTCAGGGCGAACGGCAAAAGGTCTTCATCGCCCGCGCCCTCATGGCTGACCCCCGCCTGCTCATCCTCGACGAGCCCTGCGCCGGGCTCGATCCGGTGGCTCGGGAGAACTTTCTCGTGCGTCTGCGCAAGCTCGCCACCCTCAAGCGTGGACCGGCTATGATCCTCGTCACCCACCACGTGGAGGAGATTTTTCCGGAGATCAGCCACGTGCTCGTCCTGAAGAAGGGACGCGTGCTGGCCGCTGGCCCCGTCGCGGAAACCCTTTCCTCTGAAACGCTCAGCGCGGCCTTCGGGGCCCCTCTCACGCTGGAGCGCGACCGCTACGAGCGGCTCAGGTTGCAGTTCGCTCAGAGCTAA
- the fabG gene encoding 3-oxoacyl-ACP reductase FabG translates to MKLTFDNKVAVVTGAGRGIGRSIAEGLAAEGVHVVCVSRNESSCGAAADAIKAQGGKASALAVDVSDGAMVADACESLIKEHENVDILVNNAGITRDTLMLRMSDEDWNEVISTNLSSCFYWSKGLLRPMTKKRWGRVINISSVVGIMGNPGQVNYAAAKAGIFGLTKSMAREVASRGITVNAVAPGFIATDMTAALNEEVSEAAKKLVPLKRFGQPEEIASMVTYLASGEAGYITGQTFTVDGGMAM, encoded by the coding sequence ATGAAGCTGACATTTGACAACAAAGTGGCCGTGGTCACAGGAGCAGGCCGTGGAATTGGCCGCTCAATCGCCGAAGGCCTTGCGGCCGAGGGCGTGCACGTGGTGTGCGTCAGCCGCAACGAATCCTCCTGCGGCGCTGCTGCCGACGCCATCAAGGCCCAGGGGGGCAAGGCCTCCGCACTGGCCGTGGACGTCTCCGACGGCGCCATGGTAGCCGACGCCTGCGAATCGCTCATCAAGGAGCACGAAAACGTAGATATCCTCGTCAACAACGCCGGGATCACCCGCGATACCCTCATGCTGCGCATGAGCGACGAGGACTGGAACGAGGTCATCTCCACGAACCTCTCCAGCTGCTTCTACTGGTCCAAGGGGCTGCTTCGTCCGATGACGAAGAAGCGCTGGGGCCGCGTGATCAATATTTCCTCGGTCGTCGGGATCATGGGGAACCCTGGACAGGTCAATTATGCCGCCGCCAAGGCCGGTATTTTCGGCCTGACCAAGTCCATGGCCCGCGAAGTTGCCTCCCGGGGCATCACGGTCAACGCGGTTGCGCCCGGCTTTATCGCCACGGACATGACCGCCGCGCTCAACGAGGAAGTCTCTGAAGCTGCTAAAAAGCTTGTTCCGCTCAAACGCTTTGGACAACCCGAAGAAATCGCCAGCATGGTCACCTACCTCGCATCGGGGGAGGCTGGCTACATCACCGGTCAAACTTTTACGGTTGACGGCGGCATGGCGATGTAA
- a CDS encoding phosphate acetyltransferase produces MSLINRLSVRLQNHPKRVVYPEGTDPRIIQAARQYATRGLGVPILLGDRTRIKINAARLDIKLDGVKIIEPGRSDELEDFLTKFQGLRRFRNLDKQSAKDYIVNNNYFATLMLATGRADAIVSGATINASSALRPLFQIIPTQDDVQTASSMLILEKEDSRLGIDGALFMADCGVIPEPTSEQLADIACTTAGLAWHLTNERPRVAMLAFSSKANKDKHASIARMKAATSLAKDKARDHDMPVEIDGELQADAALDPFVAEQKEIGGSVAGQANVLVFPDLNSGNIASKLAQMVSGARSYGQIITGLSKPAAEISRGASAHDIFGATVIVAAQAVDKKYLYPTD; encoded by the coding sequence ATGTCACTGATTAACCGCTTATCCGTCCGCTTGCAGAACCACCCCAAGCGCGTTGTATACCCCGAGGGAACGGACCCACGCATCATTCAGGCCGCCCGGCAGTACGCCACCCGCGGCCTTGGTGTACCGATCCTGCTCGGAGACCGGACCCGCATTAAAATCAATGCGGCCCGCCTCGACATCAAACTCGATGGCGTCAAGATTATCGAGCCCGGCCGTTCCGACGAGCTGGAAGATTTTCTCACCAAGTTCCAGGGGCTACGCCGCTTCCGGAACCTCGACAAGCAGTCCGCCAAGGACTACATCGTCAACAACAACTACTTTGCCACGCTGATGCTGGCCACGGGCCGGGCCGATGCCATCGTGTCCGGTGCCACCATCAACGCCTCCAGCGCCCTGCGTCCGCTCTTCCAGATCATCCCAACGCAGGACGACGTGCAGACGGCCTCCTCCATGCTCATCCTGGAAAAGGAAGACTCGCGCCTGGGCATCGACGGTGCGCTCTTTATGGCGGACTGCGGTGTCATCCCCGAGCCGACCTCCGAGCAGCTGGCGGACATCGCCTGCACCACAGCCGGCCTCGCCTGGCACCTGACCAACGAGCGTCCGCGCGTGGCCATGCTCGCTTTCTCCAGTAAGGCCAACAAGGACAAGCACGCCTCCATCGCCCGCATGAAGGCGGCCACCTCTCTGGCCAAGGACAAAGCACGCGACCACGACATGCCGGTCGAAATCGATGGTGAGCTGCAGGCTGACGCCGCGCTGGACCCCTTTGTGGCCGAGCAGAAAGAAATCGGCGGCTCCGTCGCCGGTCAGGCCAACGTCCTGGTCTTCCCCGACCTGAACAGCGGTAACATCGCCTCCAAGCTCGCCCAGATGGTCTCCGGTGCGCGCTCTTACGGGCAGATCATTACCGGCCTGTCCAAGCCCGCTGCCGAGATCAGCCGCGGTGCCAGTGCGCACGACATCTTTGGGGCCACGGTCATTGTTGCCGCTCAGGCGGTGGACAAGAAGTACCTCTACCCCACGGATTAA
- a CDS encoding HPr family phosphocarrier protein: MKTTKVIVPWKGGLHLRPAADIVNTAKQSRSSMTLRLGEKRASLRSIVSLVMLCATMGTPLVLEAQGEDEERASKAVAQLFAKDHIEN, from the coding sequence ATGAAAACGACCAAAGTCATCGTCCCCTGGAAAGGGGGCCTGCACTTAAGACCGGCGGCGGACATTGTGAACACCGCCAAGCAGAGCCGTTCGTCCATGACCCTGCGTCTTGGCGAAAAACGCGCCAGCCTGCGCAGCATTGTCAGCCTCGTCATGCTCTGCGCCACGATGGGCACACCTCTCGTGCTTGAAGCCCAGGGCGAGGACGAAGAACGCGCCTCCAAGGCGGTGGCCCAGCTCTTCGCCAAGGATCATATCGAAAATTGA
- the msrA gene encoding peptide-methionine (S)-S-oxide reductase MsrA, producing MTDLPAHAQQAIFAGGCFWCTEAIYARIDGVLKVESGYIGGDVPNPTYQQVCTGTTGHAEAIRVSFDPEKVSYEQLVRLFFAAHDPTTLNRQGADVGTQYRSAIFTLDDAQADTAERVKKEIDASGEFSRPIVTEITPATTFYPAEDYHQDYFERNSSAPYCQVVIAPKLKKLGLE from the coding sequence ATGACCGATCTCCCCGCCCATGCCCAACAAGCGATCTTTGCCGGTGGCTGCTTCTGGTGTACCGAGGCCATCTACGCCCGCATCGATGGCGTGCTTAAGGTCGAGTCCGGCTACATCGGGGGCGACGTCCCCAACCCGACCTACCAGCAAGTCTGCACCGGTACCACCGGGCACGCAGAAGCCATTCGCGTGAGCTTCGACCCGGAAAAGGTCAGCTACGAGCAACTGGTGAGGCTGTTTTTCGCCGCCCACGACCCGACCACCCTCAACCGCCAGGGAGCCGATGTCGGCACCCAGTACCGTTCGGCCATCTTCACGCTGGACGACGCCCAGGCCGACACCGCCGAACGCGTCAAAAAGGAAATCGACGCCTCCGGGGAATTCTCGCGCCCCATCGTGACCGAGATCACCCCCGCGACGACGTTTTATCCCGCCGAGGATTACCATCAGGACTATTTCGAGCGCAACAGCTCGGCCCCCTACTGCCAGGTCGTCATCGCCCCCAAGCTCAAAAAGCTCGGACTGGAGTGA
- the cls gene encoding cardiolipin synthase translates to MDSQPDYVVDVFFLIHWMLAIVVTLRIIMRRNSVGVALAWLTLVFFLPMAGSILYIIFGEISVGRARTRRALQLIQPFKQLINDRQKRFTLDWSQQSEASRLLARHAYNTTNLPTLPGNDLELLDNCQDILRRMIDDIQQATHRVHMEFYIWHLGGIADEVMAAVIEARKRGAHCRILLDSIGSHDFLKSELCKKARQAGVEIAEALPVRWLRNFYRRQDLRLHRKIVCIDGEIAYTGSLNLVDSRHFKTKAGVGQWVDSMVRVKGPVVEALAVVFLADWSIETGMSFDQITEEGGLKELDEAGESFVQVVPSGPGFFNQSSYQSILTAIYLAKKELVLTTPYFVPDEAVQIALVSAVMRGVNVTLIMPEKVDSKLVHHASRAYFEELLEGGVRIALFTGGLLHSKTVTVDNEIGLIGSVNLDQRSLWLNQEVTLFVYDSEFAQRLRKVQQSYIDNADILHLAAWKKRRFHQRLLENALRLTGPLL, encoded by the coding sequence GTGGACAGCCAACCGGATTACGTCGTCGATGTGTTTTTCCTGATCCACTGGATGCTGGCCATTGTCGTCACGCTCCGGATCATCATGCGCCGCAACTCGGTCGGGGTCGCCCTAGCCTGGTTGACGTTAGTTTTCTTCCTGCCGATGGCTGGCTCCATCCTCTATATAATCTTTGGGGAGATCAGTGTCGGCCGTGCCCGTACCCGGCGAGCCTTGCAGCTCATCCAGCCCTTTAAGCAGCTGATCAACGACCGGCAAAAGCGCTTCACCCTCGACTGGTCGCAGCAGAGCGAAGCCTCCCGGCTGCTCGCCCGCCACGCCTACAATACGACCAACCTCCCCACCCTGCCCGGTAACGACCTCGAACTGCTCGACAACTGCCAGGACATCCTGCGCCGCATGATCGATGACATCCAGCAGGCCACCCACCGCGTGCACATGGAGTTCTACATCTGGCACCTCGGGGGGATCGCAGACGAGGTCATGGCCGCCGTCATTGAGGCCCGCAAGCGCGGTGCGCACTGCCGCATCCTGCTGGACTCCATCGGCAGCCACGATTTCCTGAAAAGCGAGCTGTGCAAAAAGGCCCGGCAGGCCGGGGTCGAAATCGCCGAGGCCCTCCCCGTGCGCTGGCTGCGCAACTTTTACCGCCGACAGGACCTGCGCCTGCACCGCAAGATCGTCTGCATCGACGGAGAGATCGCCTACACCGGCAGCCTCAACCTCGTCGATTCGCGCCACTTCAAGACCAAGGCCGGAGTCGGCCAGTGGGTGGACAGCATGGTCCGCGTCAAAGGCCCCGTCGTCGAGGCGCTGGCAGTCGTCTTCCTCGCCGACTGGAGCATCGAGACAGGCATGAGCTTTGACCAGATCACCGAGGAAGGCGGGCTCAAGGAGCTCGACGAGGCCGGCGAATCTTTCGTCCAGGTCGTCCCCTCGGGGCCGGGCTTCTTTAACCAGTCCAGCTACCAGAGTATCCTGACCGCCATTTACCTCGCGAAGAAGGAGCTGGTGCTGACGACCCCGTACTTCGTGCCGGACGAGGCCGTGCAGATCGCACTGGTCTCGGCCGTCATGCGCGGGGTCAACGTCACCCTCATCATGCCCGAAAAGGTGGACTCAAAGCTCGTCCACCACGCCAGCCGCGCCTACTTCGAGGAGCTGCTGGAGGGCGGCGTACGCATCGCGCTCTTTACCGGCGGGCTCCTGCACTCCAAGACCGTGACGGTGGACAACGAGATCGGCCTCATCGGCTCGGTCAACCTCGACCAGCGCAGCCTCTGGCTCAACCAGGAGGTCACGCTCTTCGTGTACGACAGCGAGTTCGCGCAGCGCCTGCGCAAGGTCCAGCAAAGCTACATCGACAACGCCGATATCCTCCACCTCGCCGCCTGGAAGAAGCGCCGCTTCCACCAGCGCCTGCTGGAGAACGCCCTGCGCCTGACCGGGCCGCTGCTGTAG
- the murJ gene encoding murein biosynthesis integral membrane protein MurJ: MAKNLQNILIVAVSTLGSRLLGLLRDILMMGFLGLSATSSAFIFAFTVPNLFRRLLGEGALSSALIPIFSGALKEEGKGPAFGFANRVLSRALVVLLGLSAVGMLGFGIGWVLIRHAGLAETLQVDHEQWEKGCAMGVVLLPYMVLVCVAALMGGLLNVLQRFAVHALTAVWLNLAMIATLAIGGWGMGLKGYPLALALCAGVLVGGAVQLIVPWVALRREGWRARFDFSPAERLTELNKIFLPAVAGAAVMQVNVLVSRLLAFGLNETGVTALYLANRLVELPLGVFAIAVATVIFPNLALMAATDDKPGIARLYGEGLRLILAITVPAAVGLAVLAGPVLGLLFEWGRFNALDVDQTVPVLAVFACALPFYGLATMATRGFHSMKDTRTPVRIAVVSFVVNLVLSLILMRPLGTVGLAVANLVSAGVQAVGLAAVLPRKLTVFSGARLVNGLVRIVLAAVVMGVLTWELAQVLSQWIAPGKWADVITVLVIIPVSAAAYFGLLWLSGFEDRKALLSLILRRGA; the protein is encoded by the coding sequence ATGGCGAAAAACCTGCAAAATATCCTCATCGTCGCCGTGTCGACGCTTGGCTCCCGACTGCTCGGGCTCTTGCGTGATATCCTGATGATGGGCTTTTTAGGGCTGTCGGCCACCTCCTCAGCTTTCATTTTTGCATTTACTGTGCCAAACCTATTCCGCCGTTTGTTAGGGGAGGGGGCACTCAGCTCGGCGTTGATCCCCATCTTTTCCGGGGCCCTGAAAGAGGAGGGCAAGGGGCCGGCCTTCGGGTTTGCGAATCGGGTGCTCTCGCGTGCGTTGGTCGTCCTGCTGGGGCTGAGCGCCGTCGGGATGCTCGGCTTCGGGATCGGTTGGGTACTGATCCGGCACGCCGGGCTGGCCGAGACGCTGCAGGTCGACCACGAGCAGTGGGAAAAGGGCTGCGCCATGGGCGTGGTGCTGCTGCCGTATATGGTGCTGGTTTGTGTGGCGGCGCTGATGGGCGGCCTGCTCAATGTGCTCCAGCGCTTCGCCGTGCATGCGCTCACGGCGGTCTGGCTCAACCTCGCCATGATTGCGACCCTGGCCATCGGCGGCTGGGGGATGGGGTTGAAGGGCTACCCGCTGGCGCTGGCGCTGTGCGCGGGGGTGTTGGTCGGCGGTGCGGTGCAGCTGATTGTGCCGTGGGTGGCACTGAGGCGTGAGGGTTGGCGCGCGCGTTTCGATTTTTCTCCCGCCGAGCGTTTAACCGAGCTAAACAAAATTTTCCTCCCCGCCGTGGCCGGGGCAGCAGTGATGCAGGTAAATGTCCTCGTCTCGCGTCTGCTTGCCTTTGGCCTGAACGAAACGGGTGTGACCGCCCTGTACCTGGCCAACCGCCTCGTCGAGCTCCCGCTGGGGGTGTTCGCCATCGCGGTGGCGACGGTGATCTTTCCAAATCTGGCGCTGATGGCCGCCACCGATGACAAGCCCGGGATCGCCCGCCTCTATGGCGAGGGCCTGCGGCTGATTCTCGCCATCACGGTGCCTGCAGCTGTCGGGCTGGCCGTGCTGGCCGGGCCGGTGCTGGGGTTGCTGTTTGAGTGGGGGCGCTTCAACGCGCTCGACGTGGACCAGACGGTGCCGGTGCTGGCGGTTTTTGCCTGCGCCCTGCCTTTCTACGGACTGGCAACCATGGCCACGCGCGGCTTCCACTCGATGAAAGACACGCGTACGCCGGTGCGCATCGCGGTCGTGTCCTTCGTGGTCAACCTCGTGCTCAGCCTGATCTTGATGCGGCCGCTGGGGACGGTCGGCCTCGCCGTGGCGAACCTCGTCTCAGCCGGTGTGCAGGCCGTCGGGCTGGCTGCTGTTCTGCCCCGCAAGCTGACGGTCTTTTCCGGGGCCAGGTTGGTCAACGGCCTTGTCCGGATCGTTCTGGCAGCAGTGGTTATGGGAGTGCTGACCTGGGAGCTCGCACAGGTGTTGAGTCAGTGGATAGCGCCCGGTAAATGGGCGGATGTGATCACCGTGCTCGTGATCATCCCGGTCTCGGCTGCCGCGTACTTTGGACTGCTCTGGCTGAGTGGCTTCGAGGACCGCAAAGCCCTCCTCTCGCTCATCCTGCGCCGGGGTGCGTGA